In Haematobia irritans isolate KBUSLIRL chromosome 1, ASM5000362v1, whole genome shotgun sequence, a genomic segment contains:
- the LOC142220705 gene encoding C2 domain-containing protein 5 isoform X1 produces MPGKVGVKIKAGRNLPIMDKSSDTTDAYLEIKLGNVTHKTDVCRKSLNPIWNSDWFRFELDDAELQDEILQIRLMDYDTYSANDAIGKVNIGLNPLCLETSGQISGWIPVFDTMHGIRGEVHVIVKVDLFSDVNKFRQSSCGIPFFHSPCIPNGYRAQIIHGFVEELVVNDDPEYQWIDKIRTPRASNEARQLVFLKLSGQVQRKMGLKAINMGANAVIAYTQCFDLEGDVGVVARGIGTAVTLIKDTTNQPNTADSALIEERTRKYLEFLSGGNFNTRPPQSCSTPSLNKLNFENYTLSIDDVTDSESELGSNIMLDLIKQEEGRGDRPLKKFTYKMRNLTNSSRNIFNDKCTTLMRKIDENSSSSGSRSLSGAGIYFPGKHQKNYSESNSMLDVRKPRNYDITEGENNDNIYHRGLQRTMHPIVRSVSDDSAMKKSLGSIKSNQHENKNAFTIESESALIALCSIEDRTCKANSLSKIDSNMPKGDSNYILSEPSNNEHRSLSEITGASGFSNNGSPHTKGGHISPGTAMQAEEDASVKSTAATSTATVGPALSKHTPSPTRAGVTTATPAQSQSDSLSSATTATTIIPKEVGEMCRRSSDSDLSVTPKGNSFCVTSDRLMAATAMMRMGQTTVVGKNATSDGLDMLEYPFLTMTKYPAGLILHIGATVAARSVKLLERVPNPDEPEIRDSWWTELRMEIRSHARSMGCNVVLGYSESTTISDDVCVLSATGTAAIINMGYNRSVSQSDIFNIAKNTAGNVMSVSLEEKTAGNNESSFKDAGGVSNGSVGKKYGLSSLMIMPKTSCTICHVPYNANSIPFSVKMRKCAICGKGRVPDVLLATLEVPDCVQVTGRGCFLQAQVVRAKKDLRSELNAKEISDGLPFLEYELHRVLINKLKAKGMNAIFGLRVQVSIGERMLALVATGTALFITALPVPQVPKIVAGNSWTDKQKLNELQKKLQETFERYQDIYQLRPLDHDMLDKSSDTDDSDEEGAEIDLNCGNKDTCVLEVDDIEDLEIISLLMEQQPPEGFHVVSTEKVPGMMDMDAVKNLQMFTQVWRAKADGGQSVSGFPKHFQRLLQTIFFKLRTMIPCAICDLKFKLDFPESDQIQILVTGMALGLGDPSKSKYKRKTVVNGQVDNTSDTHHQTSDAHRKLTCDEDYIFPLDEDQMVETPTPATNMPLFGAQLFKNRKSSPIQMSTTPGVIRQRYNRICERSGVDITPMSFIPGGKIEKYLGNLNFFFIRESTSIRENGGISGFVHGFITELLAVVRAHIASLGGNAMVSYYINELILYDNQHKNQGQCLISIGGDAVYVSYNNDVSNACQSSQYDRKWL; encoded by the exons ATGCCAGGAAAAGTTGGTGTAAAAATCAAAGCTGGCCGTAATTTGCCTATTATGGACAAATCCTCGGATACCACTGATGCATACCTTGAAATCAAATTGGGAAATGTTACGCACAAAACCGACGTTTGTAGAAAAAGTTTGAATCCAATCTGGAATAGTGATTG GTTTCGATTCGAACTCGATGATGCTGAACTGCAAGATGAGATACTACAAATCCGTCTTATGGACTACGACACATACTCAGCCAATGATGCTATTGGTAAAGTCAATATAGGTTTAAATCCATTGTGCTTGGAAACATCTGGCCAAATTTCTGGTTGGATACCTGTTTTTGATACTATGCATGGAATTAGGGGAGAAGTCCATGTCATTGTTAAAGTAGATTTGTTTTCCGATGTCaataagtttagacaaagttcctgTGGGATACCTTTTTTTCATT CTCCCTGTATTCCAAATGGATATCGTGCTCAAATAATACACGGTTTTGTAGAGGAATTAGTGGTAAATGATGACCCTGAATATCAATGGATTGATAAAATACGTACACCAAGAGCTTCCAATGAAGCCCGACAATTAGTATTTCTTAAATTATCCGGCCAG gtTCAGCGAAAAATGGGTCTAAAGGCCATAAATATGGGTGCCAATGCAGTTATCGCATATACTCAATGTTTTGATTTGGAAGGGGACGTGGGCGTAGTAGCCCGAGGAATAGGAACAGCTGTAACACTTATTAAAGATACTACTAACCAGCCTAATACTGCGGACAGCGCTCTTATTGAGGA ACGAACACGCAAGTACTTAGAATTTCTAAGTGGTGGGAATTTCAATACACGCCCACCTCAATCTTGCTCCACGCCatctttaaataaattaaattttgaaaattatacgctgagcatTGATGATGTCACAGATTCGGAGTCCGAATTAGGTTCTAACATTATGCTAGATCTAATAAAGCAAGAGGAGGGTCGTGGTGACAGACCTTTGAAAAAGTTCACATACAAAATGCGTAATCTAACCAATTCATCacgaaatattttcaatgaCAAGTGTACCACATTGATGCGGAAAATCGATGAGAATTCCTCTTCTAGTGGTTCACGCTCGTTAAGTGGTGCGGGTATATATTTCCcaggaaaacatcaaaaaaactaTTCTGAATCTAATTCTATGTTGGATGTACGAAAGCCCagaaattatgatattactGAAGGGGAAAATAATGATAATATTTACCACAGAGGACTTCAACGAACTATGCATCCTATTGTGCGTTCGGTTAGTGATGATTCGGCCATGAAGAAATCATTAGGGTCAATCAAAAGTAATCaacatgaaaacaaaaatgcatttactaTTGAATCAGAATCAGCCCTAATTGCTTTATGCTCTATAGAAGATAGAACTTGTAAAGCGAACAGTTTGTCCAAAATCGATAGCAATATGCCAAAAGGCGATAGTAACTATATTTTGAGTGAGCCATCGAATAATGAG CACAGATCTTTAAGCGAAATCACTGGTGCCAGTGGATTTTCGAATAATGGAAGTCCACACACTAAAGGGGGTCACATATCGCCGGGCACAGCTATGCAAGCTGAGGAAGATGCTTCCGTAAAATCAACTGCAGCTACATCTACAGCCACTGTAGGTCCCGCTTTATCAAAACATACTCCAAGTCCTACCCGAGCCGGTGTTACAACAGCTACTCCAGCCCAATCACAATCGGATAGTTTATCATCAGCTACCACCGCTACAACCATTATACCAAAAGAAGTGGGAGAAATGTGTAGACGTTCTTCCGATTCGGATTTAAGTGTAACACCCAAAG GAAATTCATTTTGTGTGACAAGTGACCGTTTAATGGCAGCTACGGCAATGATGAGGATGGGACAAACAACAGTAGTTGGTAAAAATGCAACATCTGATGGTTTGGATATGTTAGAATACCCTTtcttaactatgaccaaatatcCGGCTGGATTAATTCTTCATATTGGAGCTACAGTAGCGGCGAGATCAGTGAAATTATTGGAACGAGTACCAAATCCAGACGAACCAGAAATCCGAGATTCATGGTGGACAGAATTACGTATGGAAATACGATCACATGCACGTTCAATGGGCTGCAATGTGGTTCTAGGCTATTCAGAATCAACAACCATATC AGACGACGTTTGCGTCCTTTCCGCAACTGGCACGGCCGCCATTATTAATATGGGCTATAACCGCTCGGTATCTCAAAGTGATATTTTTAATATTGCAAAGAATACGGCTGGAAATGTGATGTCGGTCTCACTTGAGGAGAAAACTGCCGGTAATAATGAATCATCCTTCAAGGATGCTGGCGGTGTGTCAAATGGTTCGGTGGGGAAAAAATATGGACTTTCCTCTCTTATGATAATGCCTAAAACATCATGTACAATATGTCACGTTCCCTATAATGCAAATTCCATACCTTTCAGTGTGAAAATGCGTAAATGTGCAATATGTGGAAAAGGTCGAGTTCCGGATGTATTATTAGCTACGCTTGAAGTACCTGATTGTGTTCAAGTCACAG GTCGTGGTtgttttctacaagcccaagttgTAAGAGCAAAAAAAGATTTACGCTCCGAATTGAATGCTAAAGAAATTTCAGATGGTTTGCCTTTTTTGGAATACGAACTTCATCGTGTACtgataaataaactaaaagcaAAGGGTATGAATGCAATATTTGGTCTAAGGGTCCAAGTTTCGATTGGTGAACGTATGTTGGCATTGGTGGCTACGGGTACGGCTTTATTCATTACAGCCTTACCAGTGCCCCAAGTTCCTAAAATAGTTGCTGGCAATTCATGGACCGACAAACAGAAATTAaacgaattgcaaaaaaaattacaagaaaCGTTCGAAAGATATCAAGATATATATCAGTTAAGACCGCTGGATCATGATATGTTAGACAAAAGTTCCGATACAGATGATTCCGATGAAGAGGGGGCCGAAATAGATTTGAATTGTGGCAATAAAGATACCTGTGTTCTAGAAGTTGACGATATAGAAGATTTagaaattatttcattattaatGGAACAACAACCACCGGAAGGTTTTCATGTTGTGAGTACAGAAAAGGTACCGGGAATGATGGACATGGATGCAGTGAAGAATTTACAAATGTTTACCCAAGTATGGAGAGCAAAAGCAGATGGTGGCCAAAGTGTTAGTGGATTCCCAAAACATTTTCAAAG ACTGTTGCAGACAATATTTTTCAAGTTGCGTACAATGATTCCGTGTGCCATTtgtgatttaaaatttaagcttGACTTTCCAGAAAGT GatcaaatacaaattttggttaCTGGCATGGCCTTAGGTCTGGGAGATCCTAGTAAATCTAAATATAAACGTAAAACGGTCGTTAACGGACAAGTTGATAATACCTCCGACACACATCATCAAACAAGTGACGCACACAGGAAGCTAACATGCGATGAAGACTATATTTTCCCCCTGGATGAAGATCAAATGGTGGAAACACCAACACCAGCTACCAATATGCCATTATTTGGTGCTCAACTCTTTAAAAATCGCAAATCTTCACCAATACAAATGTCTACAACTCCCGGCGTGATAAGGCAGAGATAT AATCGTATATGCGAACGTAGCGGAGTTGATATAACACCCATGAGCTTTATTCCCggtggaaaaattgaaaaatatttgggaaatttaaatttctttttcattcgTGAAAGTACTTCCATTAGGGAAAATGGAGGTATAAGTGGATTTGTCCATGGATTTATAACAGAG TTGTTGGCTGTTGTTCGAGCACACATAGCTTCCTTGGGTGGCAATGCAATGGTATCTTATTACATTAATGAGTTAATCCTATATGATAATCAACACAAGAACCAG GGCCAATGTTTGATTAGCATTGGAGGGGATGCAGTATACGTATCATACAATAACGATGTCAGTAACGCATGTCAATCATCACAATATGACCGAAAATGGTTataa
- the LOC142220705 gene encoding C2 domain-containing protein 5 isoform X2 — MPGKVGVKIKAGRNLPIMDKSSDTTDAYLEIKLGNVTHKTDVCRKSLNPIWNSDWFRFELDDAELQDEILQIRLMDYDTYSANDAIGKVNIGLNPLCLETSGQISGWIPVFDTMHGIRGEVHVIVKVDLFSDVNKFRQSSCGIPFFHSPCIPNGYRAQIIHGFVEELVVNDDPEYQWIDKIRTPRASNEARQLVFLKLSGQVQRKMGLKAINMGANAVIAYTQCFDLEGDVGVVARGIGTAVTLIKDTTNQPNTADSALIEESLSEITGASGFSNNGSPHTKGGHISPGTAMQAEEDASVKSTAATSTATVGPALSKHTPSPTRAGVTTATPAQSQSDSLSSATTATTIIPKEVGEMCRRSSDSDLSVTPKGNSFCVTSDRLMAATAMMRMGQTTVVGKNATSDGLDMLEYPFLTMTKYPAGLILHIGATVAARSVKLLERVPNPDEPEIRDSWWTELRMEIRSHARSMGCNVVLGYSESTTISDDVCVLSATGTAAIINMGYNRSVSQSDIFNIAKNTAGNVMSVSLEEKTAGNNESSFKDAGGVSNGSVGKKYGLSSLMIMPKTSCTICHVPYNANSIPFSVKMRKCAICGKGRVPDVLLATLEVPDCVQVTGRGCFLQAQVVRAKKDLRSELNAKEISDGLPFLEYELHRVLINKLKAKGMNAIFGLRVQVSIGERMLALVATGTALFITALPVPQVPKIVAGNSWTDKQKLNELQKKLQETFERYQDIYQLRPLDHDMLDKSSDTDDSDEEGAEIDLNCGNKDTCVLEVDDIEDLEIISLLMEQQPPEGFHVVSTEKVPGMMDMDAVKNLQMFTQVWRAKADGGQSVSGFPKHFQRLLQTIFFKLRTMIPCAICDLKFKLDFPESDQIQILVTGMALGLGDPSKSKYKRKTVVNGQVDNTSDTHHQTSDAHRKLTCDEDYIFPLDEDQMVETPTPATNMPLFGAQLFKNRKSSPIQMSTTPGVIRQRYNRICERSGVDITPMSFIPGGKIEKYLGNLNFFFIRESTSIRENGGISGFVHGFITELLAVVRAHIASLGGNAMVSYYINELILYDNQHKNQGQCLISIGGDAVYVSYNNDVSNACQSSQYDRKWL, encoded by the exons ATGCCAGGAAAAGTTGGTGTAAAAATCAAAGCTGGCCGTAATTTGCCTATTATGGACAAATCCTCGGATACCACTGATGCATACCTTGAAATCAAATTGGGAAATGTTACGCACAAAACCGACGTTTGTAGAAAAAGTTTGAATCCAATCTGGAATAGTGATTG GTTTCGATTCGAACTCGATGATGCTGAACTGCAAGATGAGATACTACAAATCCGTCTTATGGACTACGACACATACTCAGCCAATGATGCTATTGGTAAAGTCAATATAGGTTTAAATCCATTGTGCTTGGAAACATCTGGCCAAATTTCTGGTTGGATACCTGTTTTTGATACTATGCATGGAATTAGGGGAGAAGTCCATGTCATTGTTAAAGTAGATTTGTTTTCCGATGTCaataagtttagacaaagttcctgTGGGATACCTTTTTTTCATT CTCCCTGTATTCCAAATGGATATCGTGCTCAAATAATACACGGTTTTGTAGAGGAATTAGTGGTAAATGATGACCCTGAATATCAATGGATTGATAAAATACGTACACCAAGAGCTTCCAATGAAGCCCGACAATTAGTATTTCTTAAATTATCCGGCCAG gtTCAGCGAAAAATGGGTCTAAAGGCCATAAATATGGGTGCCAATGCAGTTATCGCATATACTCAATGTTTTGATTTGGAAGGGGACGTGGGCGTAGTAGCCCGAGGAATAGGAACAGCTGTAACACTTATTAAAGATACTACTAACCAGCCTAATACTGCGGACAGCGCTCTTATTGAGGA ATCTTTAAGCGAAATCACTGGTGCCAGTGGATTTTCGAATAATGGAAGTCCACACACTAAAGGGGGTCACATATCGCCGGGCACAGCTATGCAAGCTGAGGAAGATGCTTCCGTAAAATCAACTGCAGCTACATCTACAGCCACTGTAGGTCCCGCTTTATCAAAACATACTCCAAGTCCTACCCGAGCCGGTGTTACAACAGCTACTCCAGCCCAATCACAATCGGATAGTTTATCATCAGCTACCACCGCTACAACCATTATACCAAAAGAAGTGGGAGAAATGTGTAGACGTTCTTCCGATTCGGATTTAAGTGTAACACCCAAAG GAAATTCATTTTGTGTGACAAGTGACCGTTTAATGGCAGCTACGGCAATGATGAGGATGGGACAAACAACAGTAGTTGGTAAAAATGCAACATCTGATGGTTTGGATATGTTAGAATACCCTTtcttaactatgaccaaatatcCGGCTGGATTAATTCTTCATATTGGAGCTACAGTAGCGGCGAGATCAGTGAAATTATTGGAACGAGTACCAAATCCAGACGAACCAGAAATCCGAGATTCATGGTGGACAGAATTACGTATGGAAATACGATCACATGCACGTTCAATGGGCTGCAATGTGGTTCTAGGCTATTCAGAATCAACAACCATATC AGACGACGTTTGCGTCCTTTCCGCAACTGGCACGGCCGCCATTATTAATATGGGCTATAACCGCTCGGTATCTCAAAGTGATATTTTTAATATTGCAAAGAATACGGCTGGAAATGTGATGTCGGTCTCACTTGAGGAGAAAACTGCCGGTAATAATGAATCATCCTTCAAGGATGCTGGCGGTGTGTCAAATGGTTCGGTGGGGAAAAAATATGGACTTTCCTCTCTTATGATAATGCCTAAAACATCATGTACAATATGTCACGTTCCCTATAATGCAAATTCCATACCTTTCAGTGTGAAAATGCGTAAATGTGCAATATGTGGAAAAGGTCGAGTTCCGGATGTATTATTAGCTACGCTTGAAGTACCTGATTGTGTTCAAGTCACAG GTCGTGGTtgttttctacaagcccaagttgTAAGAGCAAAAAAAGATTTACGCTCCGAATTGAATGCTAAAGAAATTTCAGATGGTTTGCCTTTTTTGGAATACGAACTTCATCGTGTACtgataaataaactaaaagcaAAGGGTATGAATGCAATATTTGGTCTAAGGGTCCAAGTTTCGATTGGTGAACGTATGTTGGCATTGGTGGCTACGGGTACGGCTTTATTCATTACAGCCTTACCAGTGCCCCAAGTTCCTAAAATAGTTGCTGGCAATTCATGGACCGACAAACAGAAATTAaacgaattgcaaaaaaaattacaagaaaCGTTCGAAAGATATCAAGATATATATCAGTTAAGACCGCTGGATCATGATATGTTAGACAAAAGTTCCGATACAGATGATTCCGATGAAGAGGGGGCCGAAATAGATTTGAATTGTGGCAATAAAGATACCTGTGTTCTAGAAGTTGACGATATAGAAGATTTagaaattatttcattattaatGGAACAACAACCACCGGAAGGTTTTCATGTTGTGAGTACAGAAAAGGTACCGGGAATGATGGACATGGATGCAGTGAAGAATTTACAAATGTTTACCCAAGTATGGAGAGCAAAAGCAGATGGTGGCCAAAGTGTTAGTGGATTCCCAAAACATTTTCAAAG ACTGTTGCAGACAATATTTTTCAAGTTGCGTACAATGATTCCGTGTGCCATTtgtgatttaaaatttaagcttGACTTTCCAGAAAGT GatcaaatacaaattttggttaCTGGCATGGCCTTAGGTCTGGGAGATCCTAGTAAATCTAAATATAAACGTAAAACGGTCGTTAACGGACAAGTTGATAATACCTCCGACACACATCATCAAACAAGTGACGCACACAGGAAGCTAACATGCGATGAAGACTATATTTTCCCCCTGGATGAAGATCAAATGGTGGAAACACCAACACCAGCTACCAATATGCCATTATTTGGTGCTCAACTCTTTAAAAATCGCAAATCTTCACCAATACAAATGTCTACAACTCCCGGCGTGATAAGGCAGAGATAT AATCGTATATGCGAACGTAGCGGAGTTGATATAACACCCATGAGCTTTATTCCCggtggaaaaattgaaaaatatttgggaaatttaaatttctttttcattcgTGAAAGTACTTCCATTAGGGAAAATGGAGGTATAAGTGGATTTGTCCATGGATTTATAACAGAG TTGTTGGCTGTTGTTCGAGCACACATAGCTTCCTTGGGTGGCAATGCAATGGTATCTTATTACATTAATGAGTTAATCCTATATGATAATCAACACAAGAACCAG GGCCAATGTTTGATTAGCATTGGAGGGGATGCAGTATACGTATCATACAATAACGATGTCAGTAACGCATGTCAATCATCACAATATGACCGAAAATGGTTataa